One genomic segment of Falco peregrinus isolate bFalPer1 chromosome 7, bFalPer1.pri, whole genome shotgun sequence includes these proteins:
- the CHRM3 gene encoding muscarinic acetylcholine receptor M3 isoform X2, which produces MIMQNNSSASPLFSNVSSFWKRDSHGPRLLDEAASLIGSYDFPQTTESFPFSTVDSTNMSLNATSKDPLGGHAVWQVVLIAFLTGILALVTIIGNILVIVAFKVNKQLKTVNNYFLLSLACADLIIGVISMNLFTTYIIMDHWALGNLACDLWLSIDYVASNASVMNLLVISFDRYFSITRPLTYRAKRTTKRAGVMIGLAWIISFVLWAPAILFWQYFVGERTVPPGECFIQFLSEPVITFGTAIAAFYLPVTIMSILYWRIYKETEKRTKELAGLQASGSEAEAARFVHQTGSSRSCSSYELQRQSMKRSTRRKYRRCHFWLTMKSWEPNTDQGDQEHSSSDSWNNNDAAASLENSASSDEEDIAAETRAIYSIVLKLPGHSAILNSTKLPSSEDLHESGDELQKSDTESKEKKPKKLHPPKSVQDDGNFQKSFPKLPIQPGSAETTTASDGISSVTKTSAALPLSFKEATLAKKFALKTRSQITKRKRMSLIKEKKAAQTLSAILFAFIITWTPYNIMVLVNTFCKCIPKTFWNLGYWLCYINSTVNPMCYALCNKTFRNTFKMLLLCQCDKRKRRKQQYQQRQSVIFHKRIPREAS; this is translated from the coding sequence ATGATCATGCAAAACAACAGTTCAGCCTCGCCCCTGTTTTCAAATGTGAGCTCCTTCTGGAAGAGAGATTCGCATGGACCGAGACTCCTTGATGAAGCAGCGTCACTCATTGGCAGCTATGATTTCCCTCAGACCACAGAGAGTTTTCCCTTCTCCACTGTGGACTCAACAAACATGTCCCTAAATGCCACAAGCAAAGACCCTCTGGGCGGACACGCTGTCTGGCAAGTAGTTTTGATTGCTTTCCTCACTGGGATCCTTGCACTGGTGACCATCATAGGAAACATCCTAGTGATTGTTGCATTTAAGGTcaacaaacaactgaaaacgGTCAACAACTACTTCTTGTTGAGTCTTGCTTGTGCAGATTTGATCATTGGTGTTATTTCCATGAATCTTTTCACCACATACATCATCATGGACCACTGGGCTTTAGGAAATTTGGCCTGTGATCTTTGGCTCTCCATTGACTACGTCGCCAGTAATGCCTCTGTCATGAATCTCCTTGTCATAAGTTTTGACAGGTATTTTTCCATCACTAGGCCACTAACGTACAGAGCCAAACGAACAACCAAAAGGGCTGGGGTGATGATTGGTTTAGCGTGGATCATCTCTTTTGTTCTTTGGGCCCCTGCCATCTTGTTCTGGCAGTATTTCGTTGGGGAGAGGACTGTGCCTCCTGGTGAATGTTTCATCCAGTTTCTAAGTGAACCTGTCATCACTTTTGGCACTGCCATAGCTGCCTTTTACTTGCCAGTCACCATTATGAGTATTTTGTATTGGAGGATCTACAAGGAGACCGAGAAACGCACCAAAGAGTTAGCAGGGCTACAGGCTTCGGGCAGTGAAGCAGAGGCAGCTCGCTTCGTACACCAGACAGGCAGCTCCCGGAGCTGCAGCAGCTACGAGCTGCAGCGGCAGAGTATGAAACGCTCCACCCGAAGGAAATACAGACGCTGTCACTTCTGGCTCACAATGAAGAGCTGGGAACCCAACACAGACCAAGGGGACcaagagcacagcagcagcgaCAGCTGGAACAACAAtgatgctgctgcctcccttgaAAATTCCGCCTCCTCTGATGAAGAAGACATTGCTGCAGAGACCAGAGCCATCTATTCAATTGTGCTGAAGCTCCCTGGTCACAGCGCTATCCTCAATTCGACTAAACTACCCTCCTCGGAAGATCTGCATGAGTCAGGGGATGAACTGCAGAAATCCGACACAgaatcaaaggaaaagaaacctaaAAAATTACATCCTCCCAAAAGTGTTCAGGATGATGGAAATTTCCAAAAGAGCTTTCCTAAGCTTCCAattcagccagggtcagcaGAGACAACCACAGCTTCTGATGGCATCTCATCAGTGACCAAGACAtctgcagccctgcccttgTCCTTCAAGGAAGCAACCCTCGCAAAAAAGTTTGCCTTGAAGACCAGAAGTCAGATCACAAAGCGAAAACGAATGTCActtatcaaagaaaagaaagcgGCACAGACACTCAGTGCCATTTTGTTTGCCTTCATCATTACCTGGACCCCATATAACATCATGGTTCTGGTGAACACCTTTTGCAAATGTATCCCCAAGACTTTCTGGAACCTGGGGTACTGGCTTTGCTACATCAATAGCACGGTGAACCCCATGTGCTATGCACTATGtaacaaaacattcagaaacaCTTTCAAGATGCTACTGCTGTGCCAGTGTGACAAACGAAAACGACGTAAACAGCAGTATCAGCAAAGGCAGTCCGTCATTTTTCATAAGCGGATCCCTAGGGAGGCTTCATAG
- the CHRM3 gene encoding muscarinic acetylcholine receptor M3 isoform X1, translated as MLTYYQFCFQKRSSQSYTVPDPTSHFDVPHWTILCQRATMIMQNNSSASPLFSNVSSFWKRDSHGPRLLDEAASLIGSYDFPQTTESFPFSTVDSTNMSLNATSKDPLGGHAVWQVVLIAFLTGILALVTIIGNILVIVAFKVNKQLKTVNNYFLLSLACADLIIGVISMNLFTTYIIMDHWALGNLACDLWLSIDYVASNASVMNLLVISFDRYFSITRPLTYRAKRTTKRAGVMIGLAWIISFVLWAPAILFWQYFVGERTVPPGECFIQFLSEPVITFGTAIAAFYLPVTIMSILYWRIYKETEKRTKELAGLQASGSEAEAARFVHQTGSSRSCSSYELQRQSMKRSTRRKYRRCHFWLTMKSWEPNTDQGDQEHSSSDSWNNNDAAASLENSASSDEEDIAAETRAIYSIVLKLPGHSAILNSTKLPSSEDLHESGDELQKSDTESKEKKPKKLHPPKSVQDDGNFQKSFPKLPIQPGSAETTTASDGISSVTKTSAALPLSFKEATLAKKFALKTRSQITKRKRMSLIKEKKAAQTLSAILFAFIITWTPYNIMVLVNTFCKCIPKTFWNLGYWLCYINSTVNPMCYALCNKTFRNTFKMLLLCQCDKRKRRKQQYQQRQSVIFHKRIPREAS; from the coding sequence ACTATGTCAGAGAGCCACAATGATCATGCAAAACAACAGTTCAGCCTCGCCCCTGTTTTCAAATGTGAGCTCCTTCTGGAAGAGAGATTCGCATGGACCGAGACTCCTTGATGAAGCAGCGTCACTCATTGGCAGCTATGATTTCCCTCAGACCACAGAGAGTTTTCCCTTCTCCACTGTGGACTCAACAAACATGTCCCTAAATGCCACAAGCAAAGACCCTCTGGGCGGACACGCTGTCTGGCAAGTAGTTTTGATTGCTTTCCTCACTGGGATCCTTGCACTGGTGACCATCATAGGAAACATCCTAGTGATTGTTGCATTTAAGGTcaacaaacaactgaaaacgGTCAACAACTACTTCTTGTTGAGTCTTGCTTGTGCAGATTTGATCATTGGTGTTATTTCCATGAATCTTTTCACCACATACATCATCATGGACCACTGGGCTTTAGGAAATTTGGCCTGTGATCTTTGGCTCTCCATTGACTACGTCGCCAGTAATGCCTCTGTCATGAATCTCCTTGTCATAAGTTTTGACAGGTATTTTTCCATCACTAGGCCACTAACGTACAGAGCCAAACGAACAACCAAAAGGGCTGGGGTGATGATTGGTTTAGCGTGGATCATCTCTTTTGTTCTTTGGGCCCCTGCCATCTTGTTCTGGCAGTATTTCGTTGGGGAGAGGACTGTGCCTCCTGGTGAATGTTTCATCCAGTTTCTAAGTGAACCTGTCATCACTTTTGGCACTGCCATAGCTGCCTTTTACTTGCCAGTCACCATTATGAGTATTTTGTATTGGAGGATCTACAAGGAGACCGAGAAACGCACCAAAGAGTTAGCAGGGCTACAGGCTTCGGGCAGTGAAGCAGAGGCAGCTCGCTTCGTACACCAGACAGGCAGCTCCCGGAGCTGCAGCAGCTACGAGCTGCAGCGGCAGAGTATGAAACGCTCCACCCGAAGGAAATACAGACGCTGTCACTTCTGGCTCACAATGAAGAGCTGGGAACCCAACACAGACCAAGGGGACcaagagcacagcagcagcgaCAGCTGGAACAACAAtgatgctgctgcctcccttgaAAATTCCGCCTCCTCTGATGAAGAAGACATTGCTGCAGAGACCAGAGCCATCTATTCAATTGTGCTGAAGCTCCCTGGTCACAGCGCTATCCTCAATTCGACTAAACTACCCTCCTCGGAAGATCTGCATGAGTCAGGGGATGAACTGCAGAAATCCGACACAgaatcaaaggaaaagaaacctaaAAAATTACATCCTCCCAAAAGTGTTCAGGATGATGGAAATTTCCAAAAGAGCTTTCCTAAGCTTCCAattcagccagggtcagcaGAGACAACCACAGCTTCTGATGGCATCTCATCAGTGACCAAGACAtctgcagccctgcccttgTCCTTCAAGGAAGCAACCCTCGCAAAAAAGTTTGCCTTGAAGACCAGAAGTCAGATCACAAAGCGAAAACGAATGTCActtatcaaagaaaagaaagcgGCACAGACACTCAGTGCCATTTTGTTTGCCTTCATCATTACCTGGACCCCATATAACATCATGGTTCTGGTGAACACCTTTTGCAAATGTATCCCCAAGACTTTCTGGAACCTGGGGTACTGGCTTTGCTACATCAATAGCACGGTGAACCCCATGTGCTATGCACTATGtaacaaaacattcagaaacaCTTTCAAGATGCTACTGCTGTGCCAGTGTGACAAACGAAAACGACGTAAACAGCAGTATCAGCAAAGGCAGTCCGTCATTTTTCATAAGCGGATCCCTAGGGAGGCTTCATAG